The following DNA comes from Anastrepha obliqua isolate idAnaObli1 chromosome 1, idAnaObli1_1.0, whole genome shotgun sequence.
CACAACGAGATTACTGTGCACTGATAAAGGGATTTTGGTAGGGCTGCGCTTTATTTGGTTACTTCGTCTGCTTATTTCTCCATCTATACGGTAACTAAGATAAAGAACTTAAATGTACTTGAATATAACATCTGTTTTATCCGCGACTGTTTGCAACTCTAATGTGACCGGACATTGCAGCCAATAGGATAAGAGTTCTTCGGTGTAACCAATAAGAAAGTACATCTTGCGAGGGCTTATTGCTTGGCGGACAATGGCTGCTATTCTTATCATGTTGTGCTGTCTTTTGATAATCACTTCGGAAACAATAAGGGCATGCCAAGTACCGGTCATGAATTTTCGTACAAACAAATCCTCAATGGCTGTCTGCGAGGAGCGTAGTCCATCCAACATCGTTGCTGTGGAGAGCAAGTTATATTGTTTAAATTAGCATAttgcaattttaataaatattttttatacgtaCACGTATTCCATGAATTCCAAGACTTTCGATGTGCAATGTAATGGGGTGGGTTGGCCATTTCATAGGTGAGCGGGCGATTACGTTTTGTCGTGACTCGATAACGACCGGCTTGCACGCGGCTGCATACTGGACTTGTGTGGAATGCTGCGTTGGTAGCGGTAATTGCCTGTGCACAAATATTTGTGTCTACC
Coding sequences within:
- the LOC129236278 gene encoding 28S ribosomal protein S24, mitochondrial — translated: MSLLRKCTQQLLVDTNICAQAITATNAAFHTSPVCSRVQAGRYRVTTKRNRPLTYEMANPPHYIAHRKSWNSWNTSTMLDGLRSSQTAIEDLFVRKFMTGTWHALIVSEVIIKRQHNMIRIAAIVRQAISPRKMYFLIGYTEELLSYWLQCPVTLELQTVADKTDVIFKYI